A window of Fictibacillus halophilus contains these coding sequences:
- a CDS encoding alpha/beta-type small acid-soluble spore protein yields the protein MANSNQLVVPGAQQAIDQMKYEIASEFGVNLGPDSTSRANGSVGGEITKRLVAQALGGKR from the coding sequence ATGGCTAACTCAAACCAATTAGTAGTACCAGGTGCACAACAAGCTATCGACCAAATGAAGTATGAAATCGCTTCTGAGTTCGGTGTAAACCTTGGACCAGATTCAACTTCTCGTGCTAACGGATCTGTAGGTGGAGAAATCACAAAACGTTTAGTTGCTCAAGCTCTTGGCGGAAAGCGCTAA
- a CDS encoding nitroreductase family protein: MMQQTKINDFNEIITGRRSIRNYDPSVKISREEMKEILTEASLAPSSVNLQPWRFVVIDTPEGKETLAPLAKFNQRQVETSSAVIAVFADNNSLDYLERIYDKAVEEGHMPQEVRNQQVPAIRGLLEQMTPEQFKDMNLIDAGLVSMQLMLVARAHGYDTNPIGGYEKAEIAEAFGLDKERYFPVMLLSIGKAADAGYQSVRLSVEETTEWR; this comes from the coding sequence ATGATGCAACAAACTAAAATCAATGACTTTAACGAAATTATCACTGGACGTCGTTCCATTCGTAATTACGATCCATCAGTAAAAATTTCTAGAGAAGAAATGAAAGAAATTTTAACTGAGGCTTCTCTTGCACCATCTTCTGTTAACTTACAGCCTTGGCGTTTTGTCGTAATCGATACACCAGAAGGAAAAGAAACGTTAGCGCCTCTAGCTAAGTTTAACCAACGTCAAGTAGAAACATCATCTGCTGTAATTGCTGTATTCGCAGATAACAATAGCTTGGATTATTTAGAAAGAATTTATGATAAAGCAGTAGAAGAGGGGCATATGCCTCAAGAAGTAAGAAATCAGCAAGTGCCAGCTATTCGTGGACTTTTAGAACAAATGACTCCTGAGCAATTTAAAGATATGAACTTGATCGATGCAGGACTTGTCTCAATGCAATTAATGCTCGTTGCTCGTGCACACGGATATGACACGAATCCGATCGGTGGATATGAAAAAGCTGAGATTGCTGAAGCATTTGGTCTAGATAAAGAACGTTATTTCCCTGTTATGTTGCTTTCAATCGGTAAAGCAGCTGATGCAGGATATCAATCTGTTCGTCTATCAGTAGAAGAAACGACAGAGTGGAGATAA
- a CDS encoding GNAT family N-acetyltransferase, whose amino-acid sequence MLDILDTSKVNKKLINKFFQKHWGSPEMVISSGTFNCNELDGFVAINEMGEIVGLLTYIIHKNVCEIISLDSTLENKGIGTELLKKVEIQAINQKVIHVKVTTTNDNIKALSFYQKRGYCLTNLLPNEVEKARKVKPEIPQVADNGIPIRDEIVLSKCLQRSI is encoded by the coding sequence ATGTTAGATATATTGGATACGTCGAAAGTTAATAAAAAATTGATTAATAAATTCTTTCAAAAGCACTGGGGAAGTCCGGAGATGGTGATTTCCAGTGGCACATTTAATTGCAATGAACTTGATGGTTTCGTTGCTATTAATGAGATGGGTGAAATAGTAGGTCTCCTTACATATATCATACATAAAAATGTCTGTGAGATTATTTCTTTAGACAGTACTTTAGAAAACAAAGGAATTGGTACAGAGCTTCTAAAAAAAGTTGAAATACAAGCTATTAATCAAAAAGTTATACACGTAAAAGTAACGACTACGAACGATAACATAAAGGCATTGAGCTTTTATCAAAAAAGAGGTTATTGTTTAACTAACCTTCTTCCAAATGAAGTAGAAAAGGCTAGGAAAGTAAAACCCGAAATTCCTCAAGTCGCAGACAATGGCATCCCTATTCGAGATGAAATCGTGTTGAGTAAATGCCTTCAAAGGAGTATTTAA
- a CDS encoding GNAT family N-acetyltransferase, producing the protein MVDIEEKITFVTDDKDVSVSKFLSLVNAVWPGDYHEQSTVEALKRTLNITAWDHEKLVGCVRILTDGYFFGTITEILVRPDYQGRKIGKHLMEIAWEQSPTSLFIGAQPGKEHFFEKLGYTKSIQSFQKKKQRNR; encoded by the coding sequence ATGGTCGACATAGAAGAGAAAATCACATTTGTTACAGACGACAAGGATGTGTCTGTTTCAAAATTTCTATCTTTAGTGAATGCTGTATGGCCAGGTGATTACCATGAACAGTCTACAGTAGAGGCATTAAAAAGAACATTGAACATTACAGCATGGGATCATGAGAAACTCGTTGGCTGTGTTCGAATTCTAACTGATGGCTATTTCTTTGGAACCATCACTGAAATTCTTGTTAGGCCAGACTATCAAGGCAGGAAGATAGGCAAACATCTAATGGAAATAGCTTGGGAACAAAGTCCAACATCCCTCTTTATAGGTGCTCAGCCAGGAAAAGAACATTTCTTTGAAAAGTTAGGTTATACAAAGTCCATTCAATCTTTTCAAAAGAAAAAACAAAGAAATAGGTGA
- the dnaN gene encoding DNA polymerase III subunit beta yields MKFTIDQKVFSKALSDVGRAVSQKSLVPILSGIKVIAEDEGITLIGTNSDIIIKRFISRDETSRNISIDQTGSAVVSERYFTELIRKLPADVDIEVADKQVVKVRSGDIFTQLNGFRADEYPQLPEINGTNAIPMDAKELKEVIRQTVFATAKNETRPVLTGVHFMFSNNQLTTVATNSQRLASRINDVYVKKETSFIVPSSSLNELVKQISDYSGIVKIHSADGYILFETDQVSLYSRLISGQYPNTSKLIPNEQKTMLSLNKERLEKGIERACLFAGEWKNNNITLSIRNHKLCISSGSSEMGQIQELQEILDLTGDADLKISIDGHFLKEALHTIKDEEINIKFNGAMRPVVIESTHQESTYLHLISPVRSY; encoded by the coding sequence ATGAAGTTTACGATTGACCAAAAAGTATTTAGTAAAGCTCTTTCTGATGTTGGAAGAGCCGTTTCTCAAAAATCACTCGTTCCTATTCTTTCAGGCATAAAGGTTATAGCAGAAGATGAGGGGATAACGCTCATTGGAACAAACTCAGATATTATCATCAAACGGTTTATTTCTAGAGACGAAACTTCCCGAAATATCAGCATTGATCAAACAGGGAGTGCAGTCGTTTCAGAGCGATATTTTACAGAGCTCATTCGCAAGCTACCTGCAGACGTTGATATTGAAGTAGCTGATAAACAGGTGGTAAAGGTTAGATCGGGGGACATTTTTACTCAATTGAATGGGTTTCGAGCGGACGAATATCCACAGTTACCTGAGATCAATGGAACAAACGCAATCCCTATGGACGCAAAAGAATTAAAAGAGGTCATTAGACAAACCGTTTTTGCTACAGCTAAAAATGAAACGAGGCCAGTCCTTACGGGTGTTCATTTTATGTTTTCAAACAACCAGCTTACGACCGTTGCGACTAATTCACAACGGTTAGCATCTAGAATAAATGATGTATACGTAAAGAAAGAGACCTCATTCATTGTTCCAAGCTCCAGTTTGAATGAACTTGTAAAACAAATCAGTGATTATTCAGGTATCGTAAAAATCCACTCTGCAGACGGATACATCCTTTTTGAAACAGATCAGGTTTCTTTGTATTCTAGATTGATTTCGGGTCAGTATCCGAATACATCCAAACTCATTCCGAATGAACAAAAAACAATGTTGAGTTTAAATAAAGAACGTCTCGAAAAAGGAATTGAACGGGCCTGCTTATTTGCTGGTGAATGGAAAAACAACAATATTACGTTAAGTATTAGAAATCATAAACTTTGCATCTCATCAGGCTCTTCTGAAATGGGGCAAATACAGGAACTACAAGAAATTTTAGACTTAACAGGCGACGCCGATCTCAAGATTTCGATCGATGGTCACTTTTTAAAGGAAGCTTTACATACGATTAAGGACGAAGAGATCAACATAAAATTCAACGGCGCAATGAGACCGGTCGTAATTGAATCTACACATCAAGAATCAACATATCTTCATCTGATCTCACCAGTTAGATCCTATTAG
- a CDS encoding MarR family winged helix-turn-helix transcriptional regulator has protein sequence MLLSNSYIDDEKIINRLYEIHRRTVPKFESCTGISQTRLELLHELYEVEEISQRALQKKVNIDHAAVTRHLKQLEDKGMVIRRKDPKDQRFTYVSLSEEGRLKIIHYREEKERFISGVLHDFSEEERKTLLGMLTRIQRNIEIFE, from the coding sequence ATGCTGTTGTCCAACTCATATATAGATGATGAAAAGATCATTAACCGTTTGTATGAGATCCATCGCAGAACGGTTCCTAAGTTTGAAAGCTGTACAGGTATTAGTCAGACGCGCTTAGAGCTTTTGCATGAATTATATGAAGTTGAAGAGATCAGTCAAAGAGCTCTTCAAAAGAAAGTAAATATTGATCATGCAGCCGTAACGCGGCATCTGAAACAGCTTGAAGATAAAGGAATGGTAATCCGTAGGAAAGATCCTAAAGATCAACGTTTTACGTATGTTTCTCTATCAGAGGAAGGTCGTTTGAAAATCATTCATTACCGGGAAGAGAAAGAACGTTTTATTTCTGGTGTATTGCATGATTTTTCTGAGGAAGAAAGAAAAACGTTGCTGGGTATGTTAACTCGTATTCAGCGCAATATTGAAATTTTTGAGTAG
- a CDS encoding GNAT family N-acetyltransferase, giving the protein MQKALPKVKLRDLVIEDAEDRYAWCLDVEVTKHLNMPNKYPPFSIEETRNWIIQCIEKKNGYDQKAIISEHGKHIGWIDLKNIDRLNQHAELGIAIGDKSYWGKGYGIAAMHEMLKYGFFELSLNKIWLRVEIDNEKAISSYIKAGYVEEGILRQDRLRGGMFVDRLRMSVIKDEYFANSVSHL; this is encoded by the coding sequence ATGCAAAAAGCACTTCCGAAAGTTAAACTTAGAGACCTCGTGATCGAAGATGCTGAAGATCGTTATGCGTGGTGTTTGGACGTAGAGGTGACAAAGCACCTTAACATGCCTAACAAATATCCGCCGTTCAGTATAGAAGAAACAAGAAACTGGATCATTCAGTGTATTGAAAAGAAAAATGGATATGATCAAAAAGCGATAATCAGTGAGCACGGTAAACATATTGGATGGATAGATTTAAAAAATATAGATCGTTTAAATCAACACGCAGAATTGGGCATAGCCATTGGAGATAAAAGTTATTGGGGCAAAGGCTATGGGATTGCCGCTATGCATGAGATGTTAAAGTATGGCTTTTTTGAACTCTCCCTTAACAAAATCTGGCTTAGAGTTGAGATTGATAATGAGAAAGCCATCTCCTCTTATATAAAAGCCGGTTATGTAGAAGAAGGGATTCTAAGACAAGACCGTTTACGTGGAGGCATGTTTGTTGATCGGTTACGAATGAGTGTGATTAAAGATGAATATTTTGCAAATAGTGTTTCGCATCTTTAA
- a CDS encoding alpha/beta fold hydrolase produces MIQKDGEYQLLINEIGHWIKIEGSLNKTIPLVIIHGGPGGNHYVFERTAGPKLAEERTIIYYEQRGCGRSERPHSDDAYAIELLVEDFYCLVKQLGIKKVDVLGYSFGGELALEMALTYPEIINKIVLSAPSLMFSDSVFQIQIQGFKTIGDERFLERMEKVLSQNLPIKEKWEKVWSIADSEVVDRFLFEDQNVAKNNRRLWEDSGLNNTGKMMVAIQKNPPSPPLQKRLNQIKHHTLILTGIHDRNTGLKISNIIKQELSNSKLEKFKNSAHFPDLEEEKKFVTTTLDFLR; encoded by the coding sequence ATGATACAAAAAGATGGAGAATATCAGCTACTCATTAATGAGATAGGTCATTGGATTAAAATAGAGGGGAGCTTAAATAAAACGATTCCCTTAGTGATCATCCATGGAGGCCCGGGAGGCAATCATTATGTTTTTGAGCGGACTGCAGGGCCAAAGCTTGCTGAGGAGCGAACAATTATTTACTACGAACAAAGAGGTTGCGGCAGAAGTGAACGACCACACTCTGATGATGCTTATGCAATTGAATTACTAGTAGAAGATTTCTATTGCCTAGTGAAGCAGCTCGGAATCAAGAAAGTAGATGTATTAGGTTATTCTTTCGGAGGTGAATTAGCGTTAGAAATGGCTCTTACTTATCCAGAAATAATCAATAAAATCGTTCTTTCAGCTCCAAGTTTAATGTTTTCGGATTCCGTTTTTCAAATTCAGATACAAGGTTTTAAAACCATAGGTGATGAAAGATTCTTAGAAAGAATGGAGAAGGTACTAAGTCAAAATCTACCCATAAAAGAAAAATGGGAAAAAGTTTGGTCAATCGCTGATTCGGAAGTAGTTGATCGTTTTTTATTCGAAGACCAAAATGTAGCGAAGAATAACAGACGGTTATGGGAAGACAGTGGCTTAAATAATACAGGGAAAATGATGGTGGCCATTCAAAAGAATCCCCCGTCTCCCCCTCTTCAAAAACGATTAAACCAAATTAAGCATCACACGCTTATCTTAACCGGTATCCACGATCGAAATACGGGTTTGAAGATATCAAATATTATTAAACAAGAACTATCGAACAGTAAGTTAGAGAAATTTAAAAACAGTGCGCACTTTCCAGATTTAGAAGAAGAGAAAAAATTTGTAACAACGACATTAGATTTTTTAAGATAG
- a CDS encoding YiaA/YiaB family inner membrane protein, with protein sequence MQRHRRRNTPAFTVLAYFTFIAGVSMFCIGLYNADNLQLNEKGYYIAVMILVAVGAILTQKVTRDNAEDDELIAEQERKYTKAE encoded by the coding sequence ATGCAACGCCATAGAAGAAGAAACACCCCAGCCTTTACTGTTTTAGCTTATTTTACGTTCATCGCTGGAGTGTCCATGTTTTGTATCGGACTCTACAATGCAGACAATCTGCAATTAAACGAAAAAGGTTATTATATCGCTGTCATGATTTTGGTAGCCGTTGGTGCGATTCTTACCCAAAAGGTTACTCGTGATAACGCGGAGGATGATGAACTCATCGCTGAGCAAGAGCGCAAGTACACAAAAGCTGAATAA
- a CDS encoding AraC family transcriptional regulator has product MDYEDCIQRTLDYIEENLQNRITLEELAELACFSPFHYHRVFQFLVGESVMDYVRKRRLSHAAKRLLQSDDKVIDIAFDLGFQYHESFNRAFKKHYGRSPREYRNASVHPVSLHQKTYLNINRYIGGINMEMKIIKKPAFHIIGYDLNTRNTDGQNNVDIPKFWQNYIQNKLGEKIPNPLNRNQELGLCTEYNTATGEFVYMIGMEVEKGTPAPEGMSYRSFQEMEYAVFTTPKASEENFVQSIQQTWVEIFSKWFPDSGYEHNGKLEFELYDERCYGDENKQIDIYIPLVKKAEKVK; this is encoded by the coding sequence ATGGATTATGAAGATTGCATTCAGCGGACACTTGACTATATTGAAGAGAATTTGCAGAACAGGATCACATTAGAGGAGCTTGCAGAGCTCGCTTGCTTCTCGCCTTTTCATTATCATAGAGTGTTTCAGTTTCTAGTTGGCGAATCTGTAATGGATTATGTGCGGAAAAGAAGACTCTCACACGCGGCAAAGCGATTATTGCAATCAGACGATAAAGTAATCGATATCGCTTTTGATCTAGGTTTTCAGTATCATGAATCGTTTAACCGAGCTTTTAAAAAACATTATGGCCGATCACCGCGAGAGTACCGTAATGCATCCGTTCATCCCGTCTCACTTCATCAAAAGACTTACCTTAATATAAACCGTTATATAGGAGGAATAAACATGGAAATGAAAATCATTAAAAAGCCAGCTTTCCACATCATCGGGTATGACTTAAACACACGAAACACAGATGGTCAAAATAATGTAGATATTCCAAAGTTTTGGCAGAATTATATTCAAAATAAATTAGGAGAAAAGATTCCAAACCCTCTAAACAGAAACCAGGAACTAGGATTATGCACAGAGTACAATACAGCAACAGGTGAGTTTGTTTATATGATTGGAATGGAAGTGGAGAAAGGTACACCTGCTCCAGAAGGGATGTCCTATAGAAGCTTTCAAGAGATGGAGTACGCTGTCTTTACAACACCAAAAGCCTCAGAGGAGAATTTCGTGCAATCGATCCAGCAAACGTGGGTTGAAATCTTCTCCAAATGGTTCCCAGATTCAGGATATGAGCATAACGGAAAGTTAGAATTCGAGCTTTACGATGAACGCTGCTATGGAGATGAGAACAAACAGATCGACATCTACATCCCGCTCGTTAAGAAAGCTGAAAAAGTGAAATAA
- a CDS encoding putative quinol monooxygenase — MIIIHAGLTVQKDKEEAFLAEVKTLVEASRAESGNIQYDLKKDTEKEGTYMMVEVWENQEAVQNHNTSEHFVAFGQKAASFMAAPTDVKVYAGEQVK, encoded by the coding sequence ATGATTATTATTCACGCAGGTTTAACGGTACAAAAAGATAAAGAAGAAGCATTTTTAGCAGAGGTAAAAACATTAGTAGAGGCTTCACGTGCTGAAAGTGGTAATATTCAATACGATCTAAAGAAAGATACAGAAAAAGAAGGAACGTATATGATGGTAGAAGTTTGGGAGAACCAAGAAGCGGTTCAAAACCATAACACAAGTGAGCACTTTGTGGCGTTCGGTCAAAAGGCAGCAAGCTTTATGGCTGCTCCAACTGATGTGAAAGTGTATGCAGGCGAACAAGTAAAATAA